TCGTGCTGCGAAGGACGGTGCCCGCACCGAGGAGCAGGAGCAGGATCCCCGCAAGGCGCGGCGCCCACCCCCGCACCGCCGGGACGAGGCGGCGCCCCGCACCTGCCAGGAGGAGGAGCGGGAGTGCGGTGCCGGCAGCGAGCCCCGCCATGAGAACGATCCCCGAGAGTACGGAGCCCAGCCGGAGGGCGTGGGCGATGAGCGCGAGGACGACCGGACAGGGGAGGAAGGCGGTCGCCACCCCCGCGAGGAGAGGGGCGCCGGGGGCTCGTGCAGAGCACACCGTGGTAAAGCAGAGGGAGAGGACCCCCTCTCCGCAGCCGTCTCCGCCGCGCACCGGAATCAGCCCCAGGAGGCTCGCCGCCGCGAGAAGGAAGAGCGCCCCCACCACCCAGGCCATGATCTTCTGGAACCAGAGGAAGCCGCCGAGCGCCCCCTCCAGGTACCCTCCCGCATATCCCGCCACCGCGCCGAGAAGGAGGTAGGAAAAGAGCTTTCCGAGATGCCACTGCAGCTCCGATCCCCATCTCCCTCCCTTACCGTGCGACAAGAAGAGTACAAAGCCCCCGCACATGCCGAGGCAATGGGCGAAGCCGGCGATCCCCGCGGCAAAACCGGTGCAGAATGTGGTCACTTCCGGTGCGACCATAACGACTCCAGGGGAGGAAAAGGGTCAATCGGAGAAGGTGGCGACCTCCACGTTCGCGAGGAGGCGCGCCAGGTAGCGCGACTTCAGCTGCCTCGCCGCCAGCGCCTGCTTCACCGGAGAAAGCTTCAGTATCGCCCCCAGCACGGCGGCCATGACGCGGTGGCTCAGATGCGCCTGGTTATCGAAGATGAGGTGCTGCAGCGTCCCCCTCTCGATCGCCATGAGGACGACCCGGTGCGCGGAATTCACCGGCGTGATGACGCGCTGCGCCCTCGGTTCCAGGGCGAGCCCCTCCCGGGGGCAGCTCCTGACGCACACTCCGCAGCCGAGGCAGACCTTCTCGTCGCAGCGGGGCTTTCCCCCCTCGGTCCCGCTCTCGGGGGAAAGAGCCGCCACCGGGCAGAGGGAGACGCAGGCGCCGCAGCCGGTACAATTCCCGGGGGAGAGGACCGGCAGGAAGTTTGTGCTGTACAGCGCACTGGGGATGGCGAGGCGTCGCACCGCGAGGAGCGCCTCGCAGCAGCAGCTGCAGCAGTGGCAGATGAAGTTCACCCGGTCCTGCACGTTGTCCCCGCACTGCACCAGGTTCCGGTCCCGCGCGTCCTGGAGGAGGTCGAGCCCCTCCACCGCATCGACCTGGCGGGCCGAGCCGTGCCGTATCAGCGATTCCGCAGCACCGTTCAGCGTCATGCAGATATCGAGGGGAGCGTCGCACCCCTTCCCCACATGGCTCATCTTGTGGCGGCAGTAGCACATGCCGACGGCGATGGCGCTGGCGCTCCCGATGACCTCGCTGGCGCGCTCGTAGTCGAGGACGCGGGAGGAGTGGCGCTCCGGAAGCGCCTCCTCATTGACAAAGACTCTGCCTATCTGCGTCTCGCCGCCGCAGAATAGCGCCTTGATGAAATCCTCCTCCACGTTCAGGTACTGGTAGAAGAGCTCGGAGAGCCTCTTCTGGTCGATGTTGCGCCGCACCCGCATGAGGGAGAACTCGAAAAAGCCTGCCATGGGGGGAGGTAGAAGGTAGAGCATGACGCCGTCCTGCTCCAGGTCGAGGAGATGCCCGCGGGAGGCGAGCCCCTCCAGGATCTTCTGCGCCTCCGCTTCCGGCTTCCCCCAGACGCCAGCAGCCTTCGCGGCGCTGAAGGGGCGTACGGGGAGTCGGGAGAGGAGGGAGGCCTCCTCCTCGCTGAAGAGCAGCGACAGGATATCGTAGAGGAGCCGGGAGGGGGGTGCCCCCTGGGGGAACTTGTTCAGCCGCAGGACGAGGTCGCGGTAGCCGCTCTGGACGGTGTGATGGGACATGCTCCTCTTTCCGTTGGAGGGGTGTCGCCGGGCAGCAAGGCACGTCCCAGTATATCAGCAGGGTGGCGAGCGGCAAGGCCGCCAAGGGAGCGGGAAGAGACGCTTTTTGACTGTCTTGGACGGTGCGCCGGGCGCCAGTGTGGAGGGAAAGAGAAAGCCGCACCCCCCGGACAGGCATAAATACTGGAAATCGTACGGCAGCAGATTTGACACGATGCGCAGCGCTGTTATTAATAAATATAATTAATGCATATTAAAGACCGACATCTCTAATTATTTTCGCTCCCTGAAACTACGCGAGGGGGGAGGAGGGAAAGGGTCATGGCAGGCACTGTTCTGATCACAGGGGGGGCGGGATTCATCGGTTCGCATCTCGCGGACGAGCTCCTGCGGCACGGCTACAGGGTCCGGGCCCTCGACAACCTCACCCCGCAGGTGCACGGCCCGGCGGCGACGCGGCCGCGCTACCTCGACGATCAGGTTGAACTGGTGCGCGGCGACGTGCGCGACCCCGAGACGGTGCAAAAGGCGCTCGCCGGGGTCGAGGCGGTGTACCACTTCGCCGCGATGGTAGGGGTGGGCCAGAGCATGTACGAGATCGAGAGATACACCTCGGTCAACAACTTAGGCACCGCAGTCGTCCTGCAGGCGATAGCCCAGTCACGGGAGGTGCGCAAGGTCATCGTGGCCTCCAGCATGAGCATCTACGGCGAGGGGCTGTACCGGGACGGAGAGGGGCGCTACCACCAGGGGGTTCACCGTCCGCTGGAACAGCTGAAGCGCGGGGAGTGGGAGCTGTCGGCGCCGGGGGCGGGGGAACTCGTCCCGATCCCCACCCCGGAGACGAAGGCACCCTCCCTCGCCTCCATCTACGCCCTCTCCAAGTTCGACCAGGAGAGGATGGGGCTCATCGTCGGCAACTCCTACCAAATCCCCGTCATCGCGCTTCGCTTCTTCAACGTCTACGGCACCCGCCAGGCCCTCTCCAACCCGTACACCGGCGTTCTCGCCATCTTCGCCTCCCGCCTTTTGAACGGCAACAGCCCCCGCGTCTTCGAAGACGGCCTGCAGAAAAGGGACTTCGTGAGCGTCCACGACGTGGCACTCGCCTGCCGCCTTGCGCTGGAGATCGACCAGAACGAGTCGCAGGTCTTCAACATCGGCAGCGGCACGAGCCACAGCGTCCTTGAGGTGCTGGAGCGGCTCGCGCGGATGCTCGACTGCGGGACAATCGCCCCCGAAATCACCAACACCTACCGTGCGGGGGACATACGCCACTGCTTCGCGGACATAAGCGCTGCCCGCCGTCTCCTCGGGTACGAGCCGAGGGTGACCTTCGAGGAAGGGGTAGCCGAGCTCGCTCAGTGGCTGGAAGGGCAGATCGCGGTCGACCGGGTAACGGAGGCGCACGCCGAGCTGTCGCTGCGAGGACTGACCGTATGAAAGGGACCGGAAAAGGAGGGCTCCCCGGGCATGTGGGGATCGTCGAGTGGTTCCGTCCCGGCGAGCACGACCGGGTTGAGCGGGTGGTCGACTACCTGCAGAAACTGGGGATCGGGAGGGTGAGAACCGGGATCTCCTGGGCCGACTGGTACACCGAAGGGGGGGTGGAGTGGTACGACTGGCTCTTTCCGTACCTCGCCGGGAAGGTGGAGCTCCTTCCCTGCTTCCTGTACACCCCCCCCTCACTCGCCGTCGCGCCGAAGACCTCCGCCCCCCCGAAAAAGGGAAAGGACTACGCGGACTTCCTCGACGTCTGCATCACGCGCTACGGCGCGCACTTCGAGTATGTGGAGCTCTGGAACGAGCCGAACAACCTGAGCGAATGGGACTGGACGCTCGACCCGCACTGGTCGCTCTTCGGGGAGATGATCGGCGGAGCGGCCTACTGGGCGAAGCAGCGCGGCAAGAAGACGGTGCTCGGGGGAATGAGCCCGATCGACGGGCACTGGCTCTGCCGCATGTTCGAGCTCGGGGTGATGCAGTACATCGACGTCGTCGGCATACACGGCTTTCCCGATATCTTCGACTACAACTGGAAGGGGTGGCCGGAGAACATCACCAACGTGCGGGAGGTGCTGGAGGAAAGGGGGAGCCGTTGCGAGATCTGGATCACGGAAGCCGGATTCTCCACCTGGCAGCACGACGAGCAGAAGCAGCTGAAGGTTTTCCTGGAGTTTCTGGAGGCGAAGGCGGAGCGCTCCTACTGGTACGGGGTGGACGACCTCGACCCGGGGCTCGCCGCGGTGGACCGCTTTCACCTCGACGACCGGGAGTACTTCTTCGGATTCCGCAGGGCGGACGGCACGGAGAAGCTCCTCTGCCGACTCCTGGAGGAAGGGGGGGTGCCGGCGGTGCAGCAGATCGCGGAGATCAACGGCTACCCCGCAGGGGGGCGCGCCCCGGATAAGGGGGTGCTGGTCACCGGGGGAGCCGGCTTCATCGGCACGAACCTCGTGCAGCGCCTTCTGGACGAAGGGGAGCGGGTCATCATCTATGACAACATCTCCCGCCCCGGCGTCGAGCGCAATCTCTCCTTCCTGAAGGAGCGCTACGGGAAGGATCTGGAGGTCCGCATCGCGGATATCCGCAACGCCCGCACCCTGGAGAGGGCGGTGGCGGAGGCGAGGCACGTCTTCCACTTTGCTGCGCAGGTCGCCGTAACCACGAGCCTCGAGGCCCCGGCGCAGGACTTCGCCATCAACGGGGTGGGGACCTTCACACTGCTGGAGGCGATCAGGAAGGCATCCTCCCCCCCTTCCCTCCTTTTCACCTCCACGAACAAGGTATACGGAGCGCTGGGGGACATCCCGCTGGAGCGCTCCCACGGCCGGTACCACCCTGTCGACCCGGATCTCCGGGAAAACGGCTTGTCCGAGGCCTTTCACCTCGACTTCCTGAGCCCGTACGGCTGCTCCAAGGGGAGCGCCGACCAGTACGTCCTCGACTTCGCCCGCTCCTTCGGGATCGACGCCACGGTCTTCAGGATGAGCTGCATCTACGGCCCGCACCAGTGCGGCAATGAGGACCAGGGGTGGGTGGCGCACTTCGTCCTCAGCCTCCTTTGCAATGCCACCATTACCCTCTACGGCGACGGCTGCCAGGTACGGGATCTCCTTTTCGTGGAAGATCTCGTCGACGCCTTCCTGCGGGCGCGCTCCATGATGCCTGCTCTCTCCGGGAAGCCGTTCAACATCGGCGGCGGCCCCGAGCGCGCAGTAAGCCTCCTGGAGCTCCTGGAGCTTCTCCGCTCGCTGCACGGGGAGCTGCCGCAGATAGCCTCCGGCCCCTGGCGCACCGGCGACCAGCGCTATTACGTCTCGGATACCCGCCGCTTCACCGAGGCCACCGGCTGGGCCCCCCGCTATTCCGTGGAACAGGGGGTGGCGAAGCTCTATCAGTGGCTCAGGGAGACGCTGCACCTCCCGGCTCGCAGCGGGAAGTCGTACATCGAGCAGGAATACCCGACGACGGGGGTGACCAGATGACAGGGGGGATGCGCGCGGCGGTGATCACCGGACCGGGAGAGGCCGCAATCGCAGAGGTCGCCATTCCCACCCCCG
The DNA window shown above is from Geomonas sp. RF6 and carries:
- a CDS encoding sulfite exporter TauE/SafE family protein; its protein translation is MVAPEVTTFCTGFAAGIAGFAHCLGMCGGFVLFLSHGKGGRWGSELQWHLGKLFSYLLLGAVAGYAGGYLEGALGGFLWFQKIMAWVVGALFLLAAASLLGLIPVRGGDGCGEGVLSLCFTTVCSARAPGAPLLAGVATAFLPCPVVLALIAHALRLGSVLSGIVLMAGLAAGTALPLLLLAGAGRRLVPAVRGWAPRLAGILLLLLGAGTVLRSTSFYHLLLGCPRSGARHDTHPPKGETVTREVRHAGERH
- a CDS encoding 4Fe-4S dicluster domain-containing protein, with product MSHHTVQSGYRDLVLRLNKFPQGAPPSRLLYDILSLLFSEEEASLLSRLPVRPFSAAKAAGVWGKPEAEAQKILEGLASRGHLLDLEQDGVMLYLLPPPMAGFFEFSLMRVRRNIDQKRLSELFYQYLNVEEDFIKALFCGGETQIGRVFVNEEALPERHSSRVLDYERASEVIGSASAIAVGMCYCRHKMSHVGKGCDAPLDICMTLNGAAESLIRHGSARQVDAVEGLDLLQDARDRNLVQCGDNVQDRVNFICHCCSCCCEALLAVRRLAIPSALYSTNFLPVLSPGNCTGCGACVSLCPVAALSPESGTEGGKPRCDEKVCLGCGVCVRSCPREGLALEPRAQRVITPVNSAHRVVLMAIERGTLQHLIFDNQAHLSHRVMAAVLGAILKLSPVKQALAARQLKSRYLARLLANVEVATFSD
- a CDS encoding SDR family NAD(P)-dependent oxidoreductase — translated: MAGTVLITGGAGFIGSHLADELLRHGYRVRALDNLTPQVHGPAATRPRYLDDQVELVRGDVRDPETVQKALAGVEAVYHFAAMVGVGQSMYEIERYTSVNNLGTAVVLQAIAQSREVRKVIVASSMSIYGEGLYRDGEGRYHQGVHRPLEQLKRGEWELSAPGAGELVPIPTPETKAPSLASIYALSKFDQERMGLIVGNSYQIPVIALRFFNVYGTRQALSNPYTGVLAIFASRLLNGNSPRVFEDGLQKRDFVSVHDVALACRLALEIDQNESQVFNIGSGTSHSVLEVLERLARMLDCGTIAPEITNTYRAGDIRHCFADISAARRLLGYEPRVTFEEGVAELAQWLEGQIAVDRVTEAHAELSLRGLTV
- a CDS encoding GDP-mannose 4,6-dehydratase yields the protein MKGTGKGGLPGHVGIVEWFRPGEHDRVERVVDYLQKLGIGRVRTGISWADWYTEGGVEWYDWLFPYLAGKVELLPCFLYTPPSLAVAPKTSAPPKKGKDYADFLDVCITRYGAHFEYVELWNEPNNLSEWDWTLDPHWSLFGEMIGGAAYWAKQRGKKTVLGGMSPIDGHWLCRMFELGVMQYIDVVGIHGFPDIFDYNWKGWPENITNVREVLEERGSRCEIWITEAGFSTWQHDEQKQLKVFLEFLEAKAERSYWYGVDDLDPGLAAVDRFHLDDREYFFGFRRADGTEKLLCRLLEEGGVPAVQQIAEINGYPAGGRAPDKGVLVTGGAGFIGTNLVQRLLDEGERVIIYDNISRPGVERNLSFLKERYGKDLEVRIADIRNARTLERAVAEARHVFHFAAQVAVTTSLEAPAQDFAINGVGTFTLLEAIRKASSPPSLLFTSTNKVYGALGDIPLERSHGRYHPVDPDLRENGLSEAFHLDFLSPYGCSKGSADQYVLDFARSFGIDATVFRMSCIYGPHQCGNEDQGWVAHFVLSLLCNATITLYGDGCQVRDLLFVEDLVDAFLRARSMMPALSGKPFNIGGGPERAVSLLELLELLRSLHGELPQIASGPWRTGDQRYYVSDTRRFTEATGWAPRYSVEQGVAKLYQWLRETLHLPARSGKSYIEQEYPTTGVTR